A portion of the Drosophila innubila isolate TH190305 chromosome 3L unlocalized genomic scaffold, UK_Dinn_1.0 0_D_3L, whole genome shotgun sequence genome contains these proteins:
- the LOC117787143 gene encoding lipase member H, with the protein MAKMFYCWLSFFCQLWSLQALSLESLIAQSSIYYQMDASELLLQHVEQLTSVESLKLIVHGFVGSRSHGSIMPLKNAYMAQGFENIMIADWSPAANLDYPSSRRAVGKVALVLAKQLEQFLAKHNVTNEAVHIVGHSLGAHIAGRIGVYFNGTLGRITGLDPALPLFTPRSDDSLQAIAGRFVDVIHTDYPVFGDRTPRGTVDFYPNFGRAPQPGCEEVDLLSASKLILEAYSCSHNRAVLLYAESIGLPKSFPAISCSWKSIRSSKSCSQNINTTHLETAINNMDDDQVVYMGEQVSRSVISYYYLETNAAPPFGQGVRAKFD; encoded by the exons ATGGCTAAAATGTTCTACTGTTGGCTGTCCTTCTTCTGCCAGTTGTGGAGCCTGCAGGCGCTCAGCTTGGAGTCGCTGATTGCCCAGAGCAGCATCTACTATCAGATGGATGCCTCggagctgttgctgcaacatgtTGAACAGTTGACTTCGGTGGAGTCCCTCAAGTTAATTGTGCACGGTTTTGTTGGATCTCGTAGTCACGGCTCCATAATGCCGCTCAAAAATG CCTACATGGCTCAGGGATTTGAGAATATTATGATTGCCGATTGGTCGCCCGCTGCCAACTTGGATTATCCCAGTTCTCGGCGAGCTGTGGGCAAAGTGGCTTTGGTGTTGGCCAAGCAGCTGGAACAGTTTCTGGCCAAGCACAACGTAACGAATGAAGCGGTGCACATTGTCGGCCATAGTCTGGGTGCCCACATTGCTGGGCGAATCGGTGTCTACTTCAATGGAACTCTGGGTCGCATTACGGGCTTGGATCCCGCCCTGCCCCTCTTCACCCCCCGCTCCGACGACAGCCTGCAGGCGATTGCTGGCCGCTTTGTGGATGTGATCCACACGGATTACCCGGTCTTTGGTGATCGCACTCCGCGTGGCACCGTCGACTTCTATCCCAACTTTGGACGTGCCCCACAGCCGGGTTGTGAGGAGGTGGATCTTCTGTCGGCCAGTAAGCTCATCCTGGAGGCTT ACAGCTGCAGTCACAATCGTGCTGTCCTCCTCTATGCGGAATCCATCGGGTTGCCCAAGAGTTTTCCAGCCATTTCCTGCAGCTGGAAATCGATCAGAAGCAGCAAAAGCTGCTCACAGAATATAAACACTACACATCTGGAAACAGCCATTAATAATATGGATGATGATCAGGTGGTTTACATGGGTGAACAGGTGTCACGCAG CGTCATCTCTTACTATTATTTGGAAACCAATGCAGCGCCACCTTTTGGCCAAGGCGTGCGCGCCAAGTTTGATTAA
- the LOC117787078 gene encoding angiopoietin-related protein 7, translating into MGSISMRLVCAIIFAVICVNHPVIWALAQQEVGNTGVNSTQSQSPSKPQSPPQSQQHWRYHARGNQRHNTALSATPAPQHSEIKELMTNLHDRVGVLATLDEDQRNRLEVIDKKIDQLLESSTGRMESLKVQQLNFQQRLDSFEHIQRLTRSTLDELKGETDVYLGSRVARQLRQKQKNREKLKDLSRQTRQVTEPPPHVAENMAAIFNRQPAAAAAVFNGTQLDINGRLDALATLLVSLAYSVKETQQNTNIIKRRLAHRGKGQSARLPQTSVASPVTVDEQATSCLQSYLAVKGILRLQLTPESESFYVPCEGDGWTVIMKRSSDDLSFERSWLEYKEGFGNLAGDFFIGLDKLHALTSSVLHELRIVLEDFEGNVAYAEYNAFAISGEREFYTLHLLGQFQNQVAPTAGDSLSYHAGAKFSTFDSDNDNCLECNCAQRLKAAGWFNNCGTSNLMGVYHAQNPSKAGETGIFWDTFQGKDYSLRSVKMLIRPVAQDEARR; encoded by the exons ATGGGATCAATATCAATGCGCCTCGTGTGCGCGATTATTTTCGCGGTGATCTGTGTGAATCACCCGGTAATCTGGGCATTGGCACAGCAGGAAGTGGGGAATACAGGAGTAAACTCtactcagtctcagtctccgtCTAAGCCTCAGTCTCCGCCACAATCTCAGCAACATTGGAGATATCATGCGCGTGGTAATCAGCGA CATAACACGGCGCTAAGTGCCACGCCTGCCCCTCAGCACAGTGAGATCAAGGAGCTGATGACAAACCTGCACGATCGAGTTGGCGTCTTGGCGACCCTGGACGAGGATCAACGCAATCGCCTGGAAGTTATCGATAAAAA AATAGATCAGTTACTGGAAAGCAGCACGGGACGCATGGAATCGCTGAAGGTGCAACAGTTGAACTTCCAGCAGCGATTGGACAGCTTCGAGCACATTCAACGACTGACAAGATCCACGCTGGACGAGCTGAAAGGTGAAACGGATGTTTACTTGGGTTCACGTGTGGCAAGACAGCtaaggcaaaagcaaaagaatcGTGAAAAGTTGAAGG ATCTTTCTCGTCAGACGCGTCAGGTGACAGAGCCACCGCCGCACGTTGCGGAAAATATGGCAGCGATTTTCAATCGTCAACCTGCCGCAGCAGCCGCTGTATTCAATGGCACCCAGTTGGATATCAATGGTCGCCTTGATGCCTTAGCCACACTTTTGGTCTCGTTGGCCTACAGTGTCAAGGAAACGCAGCAGAATACCAA CATCATCAAGCGTCGTCTGGCACATCGTGGAAAGGGACAATCTGCCCGCTTGCCTCAAACTTCAGTTGCATCACCCGTTACTGTGGATGAGCAGGCAACGAGCTGCCTGCAATCCTATTTGGCTGTGAAGGGCATTTTGAGGCTGCAGTTGACGCCGGAGAGTGAATCCTTCTATGTGCCATGCGAGGGCGATGGCTGGACTGTGATCATGAAGCGATCTTCGGACGACCTCAGCTTCGAGCGTAGTTGGCTGGAGTACAAGGAGGGCTTTGGCAATCTGGCTGGCGACTTCTTTATTGGCCTGGACAAGCTGCATGCGCTCACTTCCTCAGTCCTCCACGAGCTGCGCATTGTTCTCGAGGATTTCGAGGGGAATGTCGCCTATGCTGAATACAATGCCTTTGCCATAAGCGGGGAAAGGGAATTCTACACGTTGCATCTGCTGGGTCAGTTCCAGAATCAGGTGGCGCCCACGGCAGGTGATTCGCTGTCTTATCATGCTGGCGCCAAGTTCAGCACCTTCGATAGCGATAACGACAATTGCCTGGAATGCAACTGTGCGCAGCGTCTCAAGGCCGCCGGCTGGTTCAATAATTGCGGCACCAGCAACTTGATGGGCGTCTACCACGCCCAGAATCCCAGCAAGGCCGGCGAGACGGGCATCTTTTGGGACACGTTCCAGGGCAAGGATTACTCGCTGCGTAGCGTCAAAATGCTCATACGCCCCGTGGCACAGGACGAGGCCAGACGCTAA